Proteins from one Enterobacter bugandensis genomic window:
- a CDS encoding glycoside hydrolase family 32 protein produces MMYSIAKAEQSLQAKRGDLNLRWYPRYHLAARAGWMNDPNGLVWFDGWYHAFYQHHPYSTQWGPMHWGHARSKDLVRWEHLPVALAPEGPEDKDGCFSGSAVVDGDTLALIYTGHKFHGDPDDEANLYQVQCLATSRDGVHFTRQGTIVDTPPGLHHFRDPKVWREGERWYMVVGARDGEMGQVRVYRSDDLREWQDMGVLAVAEKEMGYMWECPDFFTLNGKRVLMFSPQGLAAEGFKNRNLFQSGYLLGEWQPGQPFAREGEFVEMDSGHDFYAPQSFLTPDGRRIVIGWLDMWESPLPEQQDGWAGMLSLPRELTLSADNRLQMRPAREVESLRGAWFPWPVSTLNNQQIVQVESCDAMEVILQWDCANSSAEQYGIRLGDGFRLYVDAQMQRLVLERYYPQYGLCGTRSVALNLNDTLSLRLFVDSSSVEVFVNEGEACLSSRIYPDEGARELAMFAWTGTASLIDAGAWQLE; encoded by the coding sequence ATGATGTATTCCATTGCCAAAGCTGAACAATCATTACAGGCCAAACGCGGCGATCTTAACCTGCGCTGGTATCCGCGTTACCACCTCGCCGCGCGTGCCGGCTGGATGAACGACCCGAATGGTCTGGTGTGGTTTGACGGCTGGTATCACGCGTTTTACCAGCATCATCCGTACTCGACCCAGTGGGGGCCGATGCACTGGGGTCATGCGCGCAGCAAGGATTTAGTTCGCTGGGAACACCTCCCGGTGGCGCTGGCACCGGAAGGGCCAGAGGATAAGGACGGCTGTTTTTCCGGCTCGGCGGTGGTGGATGGCGATACGCTGGCGCTGATTTATACCGGCCACAAATTCCACGGCGATCCGGATGACGAGGCTAACCTTTACCAGGTGCAGTGCCTGGCAACCAGCCGTGATGGCGTCCATTTTACGCGGCAAGGAACGATCGTTGACACGCCGCCTGGGCTGCATCACTTTCGCGATCCAAAAGTGTGGCGGGAAGGGGAGCGCTGGTACATGGTTGTCGGGGCGCGGGATGGCGAGATGGGCCAGGTGCGCGTTTACCGTTCTGACGACCTGCGCGAATGGCAGGATATGGGCGTGCTTGCGGTGGCTGAAAAAGAGATGGGTTACATGTGGGAATGCCCGGACTTTTTCACCCTCAACGGCAAACGCGTGCTGATGTTTTCACCTCAGGGGCTGGCTGCGGAGGGATTCAAAAATCGCAATCTTTTCCAGAGCGGTTACCTGCTGGGGGAGTGGCAGCCCGGCCAACCTTTCGCGCGTGAAGGTGAGTTTGTGGAGATGGATAGCGGGCATGATTTCTATGCGCCGCAAAGCTTCCTGACGCCTGACGGCCGCCGCATCGTTATCGGCTGGCTGGACATGTGGGAATCTCCCCTTCCGGAACAGCAGGACGGGTGGGCTGGCATGCTCTCTTTACCGCGCGAACTGACGCTAAGCGCGGATAACCGCCTGCAGATGCGGCCAGCCAGAGAAGTGGAAAGCTTGCGGGGAGCGTGGTTCCCCTGGCCGGTGAGCACGCTCAACAATCAGCAGATCGTTCAGGTGGAAAGCTGCGATGCGATGGAGGTTATTCTGCAGTGGGACTGTGCTAACAGCAGCGCGGAGCAGTACGGCATTCGTCTTGGCGACGGATTCCGTCTCTACGTTGATGCGCAGATGCAGCGCCTGGTGCTGGAGCGTTATTATCCGCAGTATGGCCTGTGCGGTACCCGAAGCGTCGCGCTGAATCTGAACGACACGCTAAGCCTGCGCCTGTTCGTTGACAGCTCGTCAGTGGAAGTGTTTGTCAATGAAGGGGAGGCGTGCCTGAGCAGCCGCATTTATCCTGATGAAGGGGCGCGCGAACTGGCAATGTTTGCCTGGACGGGAACCGCATCGCTTATTGATGCCGGGGCGTGGCAGCTAGAGTAA
- a CDS encoding MFS transporter, with amino-acid sequence MMKTHHSHSYPLLSALLFFFFVTWSSSGSLLSIWLHQEVGLKAGDTGVIYAVLSVSALFAQICYGFIQDKLGLRKNLLWFLTSLLILSGPAFLLFGYLLQVNVLLGSIFGGIFIGLTFNGGIGVLESYTERVARQSQFEFGKARMWGSLGWAAATFFAGLLFNINPKLNFAVASGAGLVFFVLLARLRVSSAPHAMQEAVSGGKVTLEDALRLLTLPRFWALVFFVIGTCIYGVYDQQFPVYFSSQFPTLQEGNAMYGYLNSFQVFLEAAGMFCAPWLVNRLGAKNGLIFAGMVMAMRMVASGLVEGPVLISITKLLHAVELPVLLVSVFKYNSLHFDKRLSSTLYLVGFACTSSVIASVLSPLAGYSYEKYGFAQSYLIMGLLVFSTTLISIFLLRSGKSSSDPLMPQPSTI; translated from the coding sequence ATGATGAAAACGCATCACTCTCACAGCTATCCCTTACTGAGCGCATTACTGTTTTTCTTTTTTGTCACCTGGTCATCTTCCGGCTCGTTGCTCTCTATCTGGCTCCACCAGGAAGTGGGGTTAAAAGCGGGGGATACGGGCGTTATCTATGCCGTGCTTTCCGTCTCCGCGCTGTTTGCTCAAATCTGCTATGGATTTATTCAGGACAAACTCGGCCTGCGCAAAAACCTGCTCTGGTTTCTGACCAGTCTGCTTATTCTTTCCGGTCCGGCCTTTTTGCTGTTTGGCTATCTGCTGCAAGTTAACGTGTTGCTGGGCAGTATTTTCGGCGGGATTTTTATTGGCCTGACGTTTAACGGTGGGATTGGGGTGCTGGAATCCTATACCGAACGCGTGGCCCGTCAGAGCCAGTTTGAGTTTGGCAAGGCGAGAATGTGGGGATCGCTTGGCTGGGCGGCGGCAACCTTTTTTGCGGGGCTCCTGTTTAACATCAATCCGAAGCTGAATTTCGCTGTCGCGAGCGGCGCCGGGCTGGTGTTTTTTGTTTTGCTCGCGCGCCTGCGGGTCTCTTCCGCACCGCATGCCATGCAGGAAGCGGTGTCCGGTGGCAAGGTGACGCTGGAAGACGCATTGCGCCTGCTGACGCTGCCGCGTTTCTGGGCGCTGGTGTTTTTCGTTATCGGCACCTGCATTTACGGCGTTTACGATCAGCAGTTCCCGGTCTATTTCTCATCACAGTTCCCGACGTTGCAGGAAGGGAACGCCATGTACGGCTATCTCAACTCCTTCCAGGTTTTCCTTGAGGCGGCGGGCATGTTTTGCGCCCCGTGGCTGGTGAACCGCCTCGGCGCGAAAAACGGCCTGATATTCGCGGGAATGGTGATGGCAATGCGTATGGTGGCATCTGGTCTGGTTGAGGGGCCGGTGCTCATCTCCATTACCAAGCTGCTGCACGCGGTAGAACTGCCCGTATTGCTGGTCTCGGTATTTAAATACAACAGCTTACATTTTGATAAGCGGCTCTCTTCCACGCTCTATCTGGTGGGCTTTGCCTGTACAAGCTCGGTGATTGCGTCTGTGCTGTCGCCGCTGGCGGGTTACAGCTATGAGAAATACGGCTTTGCCCAATCCTATCTCATTATGGGGCTGTTAGTGTTCAGCACCACGCTCATCTCCATCTTCCTGTTGCGCTCGGGTAAGTCTTCTTCTGACCCGCTCATGCCGCAACCTTCCACTATATGA
- a CDS encoding LacI family DNA-binding transcriptional regulator: MASLKDVAKLANVSLMTVSRALNSPEHLKPETLARVQWAIEQTSYVPDLSAKKIRGANASPKTIGVLALDTVTTPFSVEITLSIEETARMHGWNSFVMNMFADDNPDAIVDLLLSHRPDGIIYTTMGLRQVPLPAKLLTLPCVLANCESVGEKVASYIPDDEQGQYAAVRALLAEGYRQPLCLHLPVGHLATTRRRQGLERACREAGIDPDSLEHEYMAHGDEHYRDIPTALLARIRNGIPRFDSVICGNDRIAFMVYQTLLAQGLRIPEDVAVIGYDNMVGIGELFLPPLSTVQLPHYEIGRLSALHIINGAQHRETTRVESPFLMRDSIARAM; the protein is encoded by the coding sequence ATGGCTTCCCTGAAGGACGTCGCAAAGCTGGCTAACGTATCGCTGATGACGGTTTCCCGCGCGCTTAATAGCCCGGAGCACCTTAAACCGGAAACGCTGGCGCGCGTACAGTGGGCTATCGAACAAACCAGCTACGTTCCCGATCTGTCCGCCAAGAAAATACGCGGCGCGAATGCTTCGCCTAAAACCATAGGCGTGCTAGCGCTCGATACGGTCACGACACCTTTTTCGGTGGAGATTACGCTGTCCATTGAAGAGACGGCCAGGATGCACGGCTGGAATAGCTTCGTCATGAATATGTTTGCTGACGACAATCCGGATGCCATTGTCGATCTTCTGCTCTCCCACCGGCCAGACGGGATTATCTACACCACGATGGGGTTACGTCAGGTTCCTCTTCCTGCCAAGCTGCTCACCCTCCCCTGCGTGCTGGCCAACTGTGAGAGTGTCGGTGAAAAGGTCGCCAGCTATATCCCGGATGATGAACAGGGGCAGTACGCCGCCGTCAGGGCATTACTCGCAGAAGGCTATCGGCAGCCCCTGTGTCTGCATTTACCTGTGGGCCATCTGGCCACAACCCGACGCCGTCAGGGGCTTGAACGCGCCTGCCGTGAAGCCGGAATCGACCCGGACAGCCTGGAGCATGAGTATATGGCGCACGGGGATGAGCATTATCGTGATATTCCGACCGCATTGCTGGCGCGTATCCGGAACGGCATCCCGCGGTTTGATTCCGTTATCTGCGGTAACGATCGTATCGCGTTTATGGTGTACCAGACGCTGCTGGCGCAAGGGCTTCGCATCCCTGAAGATGTCGCGGTTATCGGCTATGACAATATGGTGGGCATTGGCGAGCTGTTTTTGCCGCCTCTTTCAACGGTTCAGTTGCCCCACTACGAAATTGGTCGCCTGAGCGCCCTGCACATTATTAACGGAGCACAACACCGGGAAACGACGCGCGTTGAAAGTCCATTTTTAATGCGTGATTCCATTGCGCGCGCCATGTGA
- a CDS encoding diaminobutyrate--2-oxoglutarate transaminase yields the protein MMTDKVRIDTVDAHKSNETYLARQAEFESNVRSYPRKLPLAITKAEGVWITDADNKEYLDCLAGAGTLALGHNHPDVLKSIQNVITSGLPLHTLDLTTPLKDAFSEYLLSLLPGQGKEYCLQFTGPSGADAVEAALKLAKKVTGRSGIISFSGGYHGMTHGALSVTGNLSPKEAVDGMMPEVQFMPYPHEYRCPLGIGGEAGVKALTYYFDNLINDVESGVRKPAAVILEAVQGEGGVNPAPAEWLQRIRKVTQEHGILLILDEVQAGFARTGKFFAFEHAGIEPDIIVMSKAVGGGLPLAVLGIKKQFDAWAPGHHTGTFRGNQLAMATGLTTLKILKDQNIAGKVAAQGEWLKGQLKEMAKRYPVIGHVRGLGMMIGIEIVKPHEAADHMGCFPGDGELSALIQKKCFEAGLILERGGRNGIVLRLLPSLLISDEELKIFLDKFEQALLAAGVRPA from the coding sequence ATGATGACGGATAAAGTCCGTATTGACACCGTAGATGCCCACAAAAGCAACGAAACCTATCTGGCCCGTCAGGCCGAGTTTGAATCTAACGTCAGGAGTTATCCGCGCAAACTGCCTTTAGCGATTACTAAAGCAGAAGGCGTGTGGATCACCGATGCAGATAATAAAGAATACCTTGACTGTTTAGCAGGCGCAGGGACCCTTGCGCTTGGCCATAACCATCCTGATGTGCTGAAAAGCATCCAAAATGTCATTACCAGCGGCTTGCCGTTACACACTCTGGATCTGACTACGCCTCTGAAAGACGCGTTTTCTGAATATCTGCTCTCTCTGCTGCCTGGTCAGGGCAAAGAGTACTGCCTGCAGTTCACCGGTCCATCCGGTGCCGACGCCGTTGAAGCGGCGCTGAAGCTGGCGAAAAAAGTGACCGGCCGTAGCGGTATCATCAGCTTCTCTGGTGGTTACCACGGCATGACCCACGGCGCACTGTCCGTGACCGGCAACCTGTCTCCGAAAGAAGCGGTTGACGGAATGATGCCAGAAGTGCAGTTCATGCCTTACCCGCACGAGTACCGCTGCCCGCTGGGTATCGGTGGTGAAGCGGGCGTGAAAGCGCTGACTTACTACTTCGACAACCTGATCAACGACGTTGAAAGCGGCGTGCGTAAACCTGCCGCGGTGATCCTGGAAGCCGTTCAGGGCGAAGGCGGCGTGAACCCGGCTCCGGCTGAGTGGTTGCAGCGCATTCGTAAAGTAACTCAAGAACACGGCATTCTGCTGATCCTCGACGAAGTTCAGGCTGGCTTTGCCCGTACCGGTAAATTCTTCGCCTTCGAACACGCGGGCATCGAGCCAGACATCATCGTGATGTCTAAAGCGGTTGGTGGCGGTCTGCCGCTGGCCGTGCTCGGTATCAAAAAGCAGTTCGACGCATGGGCGCCAGGCCACCACACCGGTACTTTCCGCGGCAACCAGCTGGCAATGGCAACCGGCCTGACGACGCTGAAAATCCTGAAAGACCAGAACATCGCGGGCAAAGTGGCTGCACAGGGCGAATGGCTGAAAGGCCAGCTGAAAGAGATGGCAAAACGTTATCCGGTCATCGGTCACGTGCGCGGTCTGGGCATGATGATCGGTATCGAGATCGTTAAGCCACACGAAGCTGCTGACCATATGGGCTGCTTCCCTGGCGACGGCGAGCTGTCTGCGCTGATTCAGAAGAAGTGCTTTGAAGCCGGTCTGATTCTGGAGCGTGGTGGTCGTAACGGTATCGTTCTGCGCCTGCTGCCTTCCCTGCTGATCAGCGACGAAGAGCTGAAAATCTTCCTGGATAAATTCGAGCAGGCACTGCTTGCTGCGGGCGTTCGCCCGGCGTAA
- a CDS encoding pyridoxal phosphate-dependent decarboxylase family protein, with protein MSDSNPILFSSAQSIEAYQQAIEQSTQAVMQWLKQPEMYQGKTVAELRDRIKLDFNPKGLGNEAAIERAVEFFLKDSLSVHHPQCVAHLHCPSLVVSQAAEVLINATNQSMDSWDQSPSATIIEIKLIEWLRTRVGYQAGDAGVFTSGGTQSNLMGLMLARDAFFARQGHSVQQDGLVGDLRKIRVLCSENAHFSVQKNMALMGLGYQSVVQVKTDEFSRMDLTDLAAKIEQCNANGEQILAIVATAGTTDAGAIDPLRAIAELAAKQNIWVHVDAAWGGALLMSDQYRHYLDGIELVDSVTLDFHKQFFQTISCGAFLLKEARHYELMRYQAAYLNSEFDEEAGVPNLVSKSLQTTRRFDALKLWMSLEALGQEQYAAIIDHGVTLAQQVAAYVKEQPALELVMQPQLASVLFRFRGQVQMDDAGIALLNQKIGDALLESGRANVGVTEHNGITCLKLTLLNPTVTLEDIKILLSLVERTAQEVLAK; from the coding sequence ATGTCAGATTCAAACCCAATTTTGTTCTCCTCTGCGCAGAGCATTGAAGCTTACCAGCAGGCGATTGAACAAAGCACTCAGGCTGTGATGCAGTGGCTGAAGCAGCCTGAGATGTACCAGGGCAAAACGGTCGCGGAGCTGCGCGACCGTATTAAGCTGGATTTCAACCCGAAAGGGCTGGGCAACGAAGCGGCGATTGAACGCGCCGTGGAGTTCTTCCTGAAAGACAGCTTGTCCGTTCATCACCCGCAGTGTGTGGCGCACCTGCACTGCCCAAGCCTGGTGGTAAGCCAGGCGGCGGAAGTGCTGATCAACGCCACTAACCAGAGTATGGACTCCTGGGATCAAAGCCCGTCCGCAACCATTATTGAGATCAAACTGATCGAGTGGCTGCGTACCCGCGTGGGTTATCAGGCTGGCGACGCGGGTGTGTTCACCAGCGGCGGTACCCAGAGCAACCTGATGGGTCTGATGCTGGCGCGTGACGCATTCTTCGCGCGTCAGGGCCACTCCGTTCAGCAGGACGGTCTGGTGGGCGATCTGCGCAAAATTCGCGTGCTGTGCTCCGAAAACGCGCACTTCTCCGTGCAGAAAAACATGGCGCTGATGGGCCTGGGCTATCAGTCCGTAGTGCAGGTGAAAACCGACGAGTTCTCCCGCATGGATCTGACCGATCTGGCGGCGAAAATCGAGCAGTGCAACGCGAACGGGGAGCAGATTCTGGCCATCGTCGCGACGGCAGGTACTACCGATGCCGGTGCTATCGATCCGCTGCGTGCCATTGCTGAACTGGCGGCGAAGCAGAACATCTGGGTACACGTTGACGCGGCCTGGGGCGGCGCGCTGCTGATGTCTGATCAGTATCGTCACTACCTGGACGGCATCGAGCTGGTGGATTCCGTCACCCTGGACTTCCACAAGCAGTTCTTCCAGACCATCAGCTGCGGCGCGTTCCTGCTGAAAGAAGCGCGTCACTATGAGCTGATGCGCTATCAGGCGGCCTACCTGAACTCTGAGTTCGACGAAGAAGCGGGCGTGCCTAACCTGGTGTCCAAATCTCTGCAGACCACCCGTCGTTTCGACGCGCTGAAGCTGTGGATGAGCCTGGAAGCGCTGGGTCAGGAGCAATACGCGGCGATCATCGATCACGGCGTAACGCTGGCGCAGCAGGTTGCGGCCTACGTGAAAGAGCAGCCTGCTCTGGAACTGGTTATGCAGCCACAGCTGGCAAGCGTACTGTTCCGCTTCCGTGGCCAGGTGCAGATGGACGACGCGGGCATCGCCCTGCTGAACCAGAAAATTGGTGATGCGCTGCTGGAATCCGGCCGTGCAAACGTCGGTGTAACCGAGCATAACGGCATCACCTGCCTGAAGCTGACTCTGCTGAACCCAACCGTGACGCTGGAGGATATCAAAATCCTGCTGTCGCTGGTTGAGCGCACCGCGCAGGAAGTTCTCGCGAAGTAA
- a CDS encoding protein disulfide oxidoreductase — MDNRKLSRLRRWAREGSILILLTLAVMWGVDQYRKPSLPASFSATPMQSIDGNIHDISALSKERPLLIYVWATWCSICRYTTPAVDKLAKEGGNVVSIAMRSGDDAKLARWVEKKNLSMPVINDSNGAVSQQWQVSVTPTLVIVSKGKVVSTTTGWTSYWGLKSRMWWAGV, encoded by the coding sequence ATGGATAACCGTAAATTGAGTCGCCTGCGCCGCTGGGCGCGGGAAGGGAGCATACTCATTCTGCTTACGCTGGCGGTTATGTGGGGCGTGGATCAATACCGAAAGCCGTCATTACCCGCCAGCTTTAGCGCAACGCCTATGCAGAGCATCGACGGTAACATTCACGATATCTCGGCGCTCAGCAAGGAGCGCCCCCTGCTGATTTACGTCTGGGCAACCTGGTGCAGCATCTGTCGTTATACGACACCTGCGGTCGATAAGCTGGCAAAAGAGGGCGGTAACGTCGTAAGTATTGCCATGCGCTCCGGTGACGATGCAAAGCTCGCTCGCTGGGTTGAAAAGAAAAACCTGAGTATGCCGGTGATTAACGATTCAAACGGTGCCGTGTCGCAGCAGTGGCAAGTGAGCGTAACGCCGACGCTGGTGATTGTGTCAAAGGGGAAAGTAGTCAGTACCACAACGGGCTGGACGAGCTACTGGGGATTGAAAAGCAGAATGTGGTGGGCAGGCGTATAA
- a CDS encoding polysaccharide biosynthesis tyrosine autokinase: MSSHKSDKFGAATPHDNEIDLIQLLAEMFDHRVMIACITLLFTVCAGIYAYSVTPIYQADALVQIEAKQDNSLLKSLSQFGTDLSPDVAPELLLLKSRMILGETVDKLGLTYSVKRRVLPVIGPLLERGRKAGELTIGALTLPLLEDKPQELLLTVQEQGRYHLEGKTLEADGVVGKTLVKDGITLLVTSLSAAPGTRFALKTVTKLEAINALQRRLIVSESAKQSGIITLTLTGEDPDKIAVVLNTIAENYLSQNIARQEAKDTRSLTFLQDQLPKIRRELDEAEARLNAYREQRDSVDLSLEAKTVLDQVVNVENQLNELTFREAEVSQLFKKDHPTYRALREKKQTLEQERTRLNNRVSSMPSTQQEILRLSRDVESGRTIYLQLLTRQQELNISRSSAIGNVRIIDPAVTQPGPVKPHKVIIIVCGMLVGLMLSAGTVLVRSAFKRGITSSEQLEAQGMPLLATLPRSVWLWKKTHLRRRTLFASHWKHRTSNVPFLPVDRPADIFVEAVRGLRTSLHFTMMNAVNRIVVISGPSQDCGKTLVSTSLASIAAQAGQRVLFIDADMRKGYVHNIFKLNNQHGLSGVLGGSVEWQDAIQRFEKGGFDVLTCGPQPSHPVELLMNERFQTVMSRIDKEYDIVIVDTPPVLAVTDALLVARAAATTLLVARFGKTSVKEIENCRKRLQQMGVQVEGAILNDIVKSAAFYYHSGYSHYNYGYTPE, from the coding sequence ATGTCGTCTCATAAATCAGACAAATTTGGTGCTGCGACACCGCATGATAATGAAATTGATCTCATTCAGCTGTTGGCTGAGATGTTTGATCATCGGGTAATGATAGCGTGCATCACGCTCCTGTTCACCGTATGCGCCGGGATCTATGCGTATAGCGTCACACCGATCTATCAGGCTGATGCCCTTGTGCAGATAGAAGCGAAGCAGGACAACTCGTTGCTCAAAAGCTTAAGCCAGTTTGGTACCGATCTTTCACCTGATGTTGCGCCCGAACTCTTGCTGCTCAAGTCGCGGATGATTCTGGGAGAGACCGTTGATAAGCTGGGGCTAACGTACAGCGTCAAACGGCGCGTGCTGCCCGTCATTGGGCCGCTGCTGGAACGAGGGCGTAAAGCCGGTGAACTGACAATTGGCGCGCTTACCCTTCCTCTTCTGGAAGACAAGCCACAGGAACTTTTACTGACCGTTCAGGAGCAGGGCCGGTATCACCTCGAAGGAAAAACGCTTGAGGCTGATGGCGTTGTTGGGAAAACGCTGGTTAAAGACGGAATAACGCTGCTTGTCACCTCGCTCAGTGCGGCACCAGGCACCCGGTTTGCCCTCAAAACCGTCACAAAGCTTGAAGCAATTAACGCCCTTCAGCGCCGACTCATTGTTTCTGAGTCGGCGAAGCAGAGCGGAATTATCACCTTAACGCTGACGGGCGAGGACCCTGACAAGATCGCCGTGGTGCTCAACACCATTGCTGAAAATTATCTCAGCCAGAATATTGCGCGCCAGGAAGCTAAAGATACCCGCAGCCTGACGTTTTTACAGGACCAATTACCTAAAATCAGGCGCGAACTGGATGAAGCAGAAGCACGACTGAACGCCTACAGAGAGCAGCGCGATTCTGTCGATCTATCCCTTGAGGCGAAGACGGTTCTCGATCAGGTTGTTAATGTGGAAAATCAGCTTAACGAGCTGACGTTCCGCGAAGCAGAAGTTTCTCAGCTTTTCAAAAAGGATCACCCAACCTACCGCGCCTTACGGGAAAAAAAACAGACCCTGGAGCAGGAACGTACGCGCCTGAATAACCGTGTCTCATCCATGCCTTCTACACAGCAGGAAATTTTGCGTTTAAGCCGTGACGTAGAGTCCGGGCGCACCATCTACCTGCAGCTGCTGACGCGTCAGCAGGAGCTGAATATCTCGCGCTCCAGCGCCATCGGAAACGTGCGGATCATTGATCCGGCAGTAACGCAGCCTGGACCCGTCAAACCGCACAAAGTGATTATCATTGTGTGCGGTATGCTGGTGGGATTGATGCTCTCTGCAGGAACGGTGTTGGTGCGCTCTGCGTTTAAACGGGGCATCACCTCGTCTGAACAGCTGGAAGCGCAGGGAATGCCTCTTCTGGCTACGCTCCCGCGCTCAGTGTGGCTATGGAAAAAAACGCATTTGCGCAGGAGGACGCTGTTTGCTTCCCACTGGAAGCACAGGACGTCAAACGTACCTTTCCTGCCCGTTGACCGTCCGGCGGATATATTTGTCGAGGCGGTGCGCGGGTTACGCACCAGTCTGCATTTTACCATGATGAATGCCGTTAATCGGATAGTGGTGATTTCAGGCCCTTCGCAGGACTGCGGAAAGACTTTAGTGAGCACCTCGCTGGCGTCGATTGCCGCTCAGGCAGGTCAACGGGTACTGTTTATTGATGCGGATATGCGCAAGGGATATGTTCACAATATTTTCAAACTGAACAACCAGCATGGGTTGTCCGGCGTGCTGGGGGGAAGCGTAGAGTGGCAGGATGCGATTCAACGCTTCGAGAAAGGTGGCTTTGATGTCTTGACCTGTGGGCCTCAGCCTTCGCATCCTGTCGAGCTGCTTATGAATGAGCGCTTCCAGACGGTAATGTCACGAATAGACAAAGAGTACGACATCGTGATTGTCGACACGCCACCGGTGCTGGCCGTGACGGATGCGCTACTCGTCGCCAGAGCCGCGGCAACCACGTTGCTGGTTGCCCGTTTCGGTAAAACCAGCGTCAAAGAGATCGAAAACTGCCGGAAGCGTCTGCAGCAGATGGGCGTCCAGGTTGAAGGCGCGATTCTCAATGACATTGTGAAATCCGCTGCGTTCTATTACCACTCGGGTTATAGCCATTACAACTACGGCTATACCCCGGAATAA
- a CDS encoding arsenate reductase/protein-tyrosine-phosphatase family protein, which yields MFNSILVVCTGNICRSPIGERLLRQQLPDAQVTSAGIFGLEGRPADATAKAVALRHGVSLEGHVARKVTRFLLQKSDLILVMEPEHLRFIASVAPENRGKSLLFGQWLETKDIPDPYRKSREAFEYVFEQLGKASQEWARRLRQQGMKQ from the coding sequence ATGTTCAATTCAATTCTCGTGGTTTGCACCGGCAATATTTGCCGTTCACCGATTGGTGAGCGGCTGTTGCGCCAGCAGCTACCCGACGCGCAGGTGACCTCGGCAGGTATTTTCGGGCTTGAAGGACGCCCGGCGGATGCGACTGCAAAGGCAGTCGCCTTACGTCATGGCGTTTCGCTGGAAGGTCACGTGGCGCGTAAGGTCACACGTTTTCTGTTACAAAAATCCGATTTGATTCTGGTGATGGAGCCAGAGCATCTCCGTTTTATTGCCTCAGTGGCGCCGGAGAATCGGGGGAAATCGCTGTTGTTTGGTCAGTGGCTGGAAACAAAGGACATTCCCGACCCGTATCGCAAAAGCCGGGAAGCCTTCGAATATGTTTTCGAGCAGTTAGGTAAAGCCAGTCAGGAATGGGCTCGTCGTTTGCGTCAACAAGGAATGAAGCAGTAA